The Mycolicibacterium insubricum DNA segment GCGGCGCCGGCTATGCCGTGCCGGATTCCCAGGCCAACTTCGTGTGGTTGCCGCTGGGCCCGGAACACACCGCCGGCTTCGTGGAGCAGGCCGCCGACCGGGCCCGGGTGCTCGTGCGCCCCTACGGCACCGATGGCGTGCGCGTCTCGATCGGGGCACCCTCGGAGAACGACGCCTTCCTCGGTTTCGCCGGCGAGTGGATCGCGGGACGACGGCTGTAGGGCTCGCCCGGGCCTGACCGGCCTCGGGCCTGGGCCGGGGACTACTGTCGCCCCATGGCGCACGAGCACACCTACGAATCGTTGACCATCGATGTTCGCGATCGCGTTGCCCTGGTCACCCTGATCGGGCCGGGCAAGGGCAACGCGATGGGACCGGCGTTCTGGCGGGAGATGCCCGACGCATTCGCCGCGCTGGACGCCGACCCAGAGGTCCGGGCCATCGTGGTGACCGGATCCGGGCGCAACTTCAGCTACGGCCTCGACGTCGCCGCCATGGGCGGCACGCTGGCCGGGGTGCTCGCCGAGGGGGCCCAGGCGGGTCCCCGGATGGAGTTCCACCGGCACATCCTGGACATGCAGCGCGCGATGAACGCCGTCGCCGACTGCCGAACGCCCACCATCGCCGCGGTATCCGGCTGGTGCATCGGCGGCGGCGTCGACCTGATCGCGGCCGTTGACATCCGCTACGCCAGCGCCGACGCCAAGTTCTCCGTCCGCGAGGTGAAACTGGCGATCGTCGCCGACATGGGCAGCCTGGCCCGGCTGCCCCGGATCCTGTCCGACGGCGTCGTGCGCGAACTGGCGCTGACCGGCAAGGACATCGACGCCGTCCGCGCCGAGAAGATCGGGCTGGTCAACGACGTCTACCCGGACCAGCAGGCCTGCCTGGACGCGGCGTTCGCGACGGCACTGGAGATCGCGGCGAACCCGCCGCTGACCGTGTGCGGCGTCAAAGACGTGCTAGACCAGCAGCGCACGGCGGAGGTGGCGGCCAGCCTGCGCTACGTGGCCACCTGGAACGCGGCATTCCTGGCGTCGAAGGACCTCGGCGAGGGCATCTCCGCCATGCTGACCAAGCGCCCCCCGAACTTCACCGGGGAGTAGGGCGGTTCGGCGAGGCTCGGCGGAGGTGGCGCGAGCGCAGCGAGTGCCGGTGGAGCCGAGGGGAAGCCGGGACCGCCCCATCAACCGGGCGGTTCGGCGAGGCTCGGCGGAGGTGGCGCGAGCGCAGCGAGTGCCGGTGGAGCCGAGGGGAAGCCGGGACCGCCCCATCAACCGGGCGGCGCTCGGTATCAGCCGCCGTATTCGGGCTTGAGCACCCCGGCCAGCGCCGACAGCGGCACGTGCACCTGGACGGTGCCACCGTCCATCGACCACTGATAGGTGTTCCCGTCGTAGTTGACCGGGGAGTCGCGGGCCACCGGGTAGTCCGGCAGGTACAAAATCAGCTCGTCGGGCGTCAGGGCCCAGGCCCGGTATGCGCCGGAGTACACCTTGTCCGGGGTCCAGCGCTCCGGGATGAACGGGTACGCCGTCGGCGACGGGCCCTTCGGCGCGGCATCCAGCGCCGGAATGAGGAACGGCTCCACCAGCGGCGGCAGGGTGACCAGCGGGTCCGCCCCGTTGGCCATGATGTCGGCCAGCATCAGCCGGCGGCCCTGGGACATGTCGAAGGTGAAGGTCCGGTAGGCGTTGGCGGGGAACGGCCCGTCGGCGTGGTAGTCCTCATGGAACACCACCGAGGTGGCCGGGCCGTGGTTGAAGACCTCGAAGTTCTCCTCGCCGAAGCTGTCGGCGGCCATCTTCCCGGCGTGGTCGCGCCAGTTGTTCATCAGCGTGCGCAGGTAGTCCTTGAGCACCGGGCCCGAGGTCGGGTTGTCCAGTAGGTCAGACGGCATCGCCATCTTGATGTCACGCAGCGCCTTGCGCTCCGACGGGACCGTGGTGTGGCAGTAGGAGCCGTCCCACTGACCACCGATCTCACCGCAGAACGAGGCCGCGGACGCCGACGAGACCGGCGCCGTGGCCAGTGCGACGCCTGCCGTGACGACGGCGACGCCGAGTTTCTTGCCGATATGCACGCTGTTCAACCCCCTTCGGGCCGGTTACAAGATGCTGATGTCGCTGGCCCGCCAGCGGCCGTCCACATACTCCATGGTCATCTTCATCCGGCTGCGGTCCAGCCGGGGGTCTGGCACCTTCGCGTTGGCCACCGCCTGGTCGACGAACAGCAGCACCACGACCTTGTTCTTCTCGGCGGACTGCACCGCCGACTCCAGAACCCGGCCCTTGGCGCTGGCCTTGTTGTCCACCAGCAGCTGCTTCAGCTCGGAGCTGCCGGCGGAGTACTGGTCCTTCCACTTGCCGGTGGCACCGTCGAGCACCTTGGCGAAGTTGGCATCGAGATCACCGGAGTCGACGCTGGTCAGGATCAGGGCGTAGTCGTCGGCGGCCTTCTGCGCGGCGTCGCGCGCGGAGTTGAGCCGGTGGTTGTCGTACACCTTCCAGCCCAGCACGCCCAACCCGGCGGCCATCGCCAGGAATACCAGCGCCACGGCTGCGATGGTGACGGGTTTCTGCCACTTGCCGGAGCGACGGTCCTCGCCGCCGGTGATCCAGTCCAGCGCCTCGTCGTCGGGCACCACACCGTCGTAGATGTCGCCGTCGTCCACCGATTCCTCGGTCATCGAGATCTCGGCGACGGACACCGGCGGCTCCTCGGCGGACACCGCGTCGAGTTCGATCGCCGTCGTCTGCTCGTCGGCGTTCCCGGAATCGGACTTCTTGTTGGTCGTCACGACCATTAATCATGCTCCTGCACACTGAACACCCGCTGTCGGGCGTCGCGGCAATGGGACACCGGCGGGCGCCGGTGCCTCCATCGCCGCCATCTCATCGAGGCGGTTCCATCGGAAGGGTCGGACCACCGTACTCGGTCGGGATCGTGTAGCGCCCCTTGGGCGTCGGATCCGTCTGCGCCCCCAGGTCGGCGCCCTGCGGGGGGCCTGCGGTGTCGTCGCCGGCCGGCCGCGGTGCGTTCTTGGCGCCACGGATGAGCACGGCCGGATCGTCGTCACGGCAGTAGGTGTACATGAACGGCTCCGGGTAGTCCGCCGATGACGGAGGACGACGCGGGGTGCCGTAGTCGCAGGTGTACCGCGGGTAGATGTCGAGGTTCACCCACACGCCGTAGTCGTGCATGGTGCTACCGAGCGCGTCCAGCATCGAGCCCCGGTAGTTCGGCCACAGCGAGCTCAGTGCCGGCACCCGCAGGTACAGCAGCTGCGAGGTCGATGCCAGGCTGCCCAGCAACTCCACCATGGTGTCGGAGTTGTCGTCGAACAGGTTGTCGGCCTGGTTCAGCGTGGCCGGGGTGATCTCGGTGAGCTTGCGGTATCCGTCACGCATCTTGTTCACGCCGGTCAGTACGCCACTGATGTTGTTGGCGGCCTGGTGCATACCGGCGTTCTTGTCGGCGATCAGGTTCAGCGCCACCCGGCTGGTGCGCAGCGTCTTGGTGGTCTCCGGCAGCACCCCGTCCAGCGTGGACAGCAGGAAGGCACCACCGTCGACGATGTCGGCGAGCTTCTGCGGACCCTCGGTGCTCATCGAGAGCTCCTTGCGGATCACCTTCAGCTTCTCGGTGTCGAGCTGCTTGAAGAACCCGTCGCCGTGGGCCAACAGGTCTGCCAGGCTGACCGGCAGCTTGGCGTCGGTGCCGTTGATGACGCCGCCGTCGCGCAGCGGGGCGCCGTCGCCGTTACCGTCGAGGTTGACGTACTGCTCACCGGCGGCCGACAGGCCCGACACCCGGATACCGGTGGTGTCGGGAATGTGGACGCCGTTGTTCAATCGCAGGGTGGCGTGCACCCCGGACGGTGTGAGGGTGAGGTCGTCGACCTTGCCGACGGCCACGCCGCGCAGCGTGACGTCCTGGTCGGCCAGCAGCCCACCGGACTCGGCCAGGTCGACGCTCACCAGGTAGGTACCCACGAACGGGTTGAACCGCAACGCGTTGACCATGATCCACAGAGTGGCCAGGACCAGCACCAGGAGCAGGGCGATGGCCGACAGCCACGCCTTCTTGCCGTGCGCGTACTTGACCGTGCCGACGAGCCCGTCGGCCACCTTCCCCATCACGGTGCCGGCTCCGCGGCCGGCGCCGGGCCGGGCAGGCCGGGCGCGGGGGCATGGGCGGCGGCCGGGGCGGCCTGGGCCGGTGCCTGGGCGGCCGGGGCCGCCGGGGCTTCGACCCCGGGTCCGGGTGCCGGTCCCTGCGGCACCGGGATCATCACGCCCGGCTCCGTCGGGCTGGGTATGACGGGTACCTGCGGCACGTCCGGCCCCTTCCCCACGATCCGCTCCTGCAGACGCCACAGCGTGTATTTGAACGCCCCGACGAGTTGCTGGAAGTTGTTCCACTTGGGCCCGTGGTACCCGAGGTCGCCCGGGAACCCGGCATCCGGGATGTGGCCCAGGATCAGACGGTCCATGCTGATCCGCACCGACAGCGAGTTGCTCGGCGTCGCCTTGACCACCGGCGGCATGACCCGGTTCAGACCGTATAGATCGGTACCCGGGGCCACCGCGACGTCGTTCCAGGAGGCCGCGATGGTGTTCAGATCCGCGACCACGCTGCGGCCGCTGTTATCCGTACCGGCGATCGACGGGAACTTCTCCAGTTCCTTGGTGGTGGCACCGGCCAGCACCACCAGGTTCGCGATCTGCTGGGTCTGTCCGGAGAGCACATCGGTGGCCGGGTTCGCCTCGGCCAGGATTTCGTTGATCTCCTTGTTCTTGCCCTCGATCGACTTGGCCAGCTCGGAGGTCTTGGTCATCGCGGTCTTGATCTGCGCCGACCGTGCGTTGAGCTTTCCCAGGGTGTGATTGGTCTGGGAGATCAGGTGCCCGAACGCCTCGCCCTGGTCACCCGTCGCCTTGCCCAGACCGTTGACGATATTGGTCATGTTCTGGATCGCGCCGCCGTTGACCATCAGTGCCGCGCCACTGAGCACGGACTCAACCGTCGCCGCCGACGCGGTGCGATCGAGTTCGATGCGGTCGCCGTCCTTGAGCAGCGGGGCGCCGGCGGGCGAATTGGCGGGCGGGGTCACCGCCACGAACACGTCACCCAACGGGGTGGCCGAGCGCAGTTCGACGGTGGTGCCCACCGGCAGTTCCACGCCGTCCTGGATCCGCAGGGTGGTGACCGCTGTGTAGTTCTCCGCCTTCATCGACTCCAGGCTGCCCACGTCGGCACCGCCGAGGCGGACCTTCGCGTACGCGGGCAGGTTCAGGGCGTCCTTGAACACCGCTGTCAACAGGTAGCCGCCGCCGGCGATCCCCGGCCGCGGCAGCGGGAGGCTGTTGATGCCGTCGGAGCCGCACCCGGACAGCGCCAGGGTCAGGCCGGTGGCCAGTGCTCCGACCACCACCGCCTTACGCCGGGCGATCATTTCTGCCCCATCGCGGCCAGGCCGTCGAGCATGTAGGTCAGCCCGAAGTCGGGCCCGAAATCCTGGATGGTGCCGGTACTGCACCCCAGCTGCCGGAGTCGCAAGATGTTGCACATCTCCTTGCTCGTCTGGGTCTCGAACAGAACGCGGTCGGTCATCAACCGGATCCTCAGCGAGCCGTTCTCCCGGTCGACCGCGTTGTAGACGTTCTCCAGCACCAAGGGCGTGACGTCGAGGAACTCGGCCAGGTCGCGCTTCTTGTCGACGGTGGTCGTCAGCACGGTGTTGGTGTTCGAGACGATCGTCTTGATGTGACCGCGATTGGCCGCCAGGATGTCGCCGGCCTGCTTGAGCACGTCGTTGATCTTGCGCCCGGTGGTGCCCGTCCCCAGGTTTTCGTCGGCCAGGACCTGGGTCAGCGCGTTGACGGTGGTGCCGAACTGCCGGAGCGTGGCGTCATTGTCGGCAGCGGCACCGAACAGCGAGTTCACGTTCTGCACGATGGTGGTCATCTGCTCCTTGGTGGTGTCACCGCGGTTCACGCTCAGCCGGAAGGCGTCGGACAGCTCCGACAGCGCCGACTTGATCTTCTCGCCGTTCCCGTCGACGACGGCGGCCGAATTCGCCACCACGTCGGCCACCGGTCCGGTGCCGTCCTTGTTGCCCGACAGCGCGGTCGCCAGCTTGTCCAGCGTGCCGAGCACCTCGTCGAACTCCACCGGGACGCGGGTTTGGTCCCGGCCGATGGTGGTTCCACTCGGCAACTCTTCATCACCGTCTTTGAAAACCGGGGTCAGCTCGATCTGCCGGTCGGTGAGGATCGCGGTCTGCAGGGCGACGGCTTCGACCTTCTTCGGCACCTTCACCTCACCGTCGACGGTGAATTCGACCTCGACGTAGCCCTGCTTGGGAGTCACCTTGCTGACCCGGCCGACCGGCATGCCCAGCACGGTGATCAGGTTGTCCTCGAAAATGCCGGCGGCACTTTCGAACTGCGCGGTGTAGTGCTTGGTGGTCAGGTGACTGCGCACCTCCGAGAAGATGAACCCGCCGATCACCAGGGCCGCCACCACGATGATGCCCGCGATCACCAGCAGCCGCTTGCGTGCGCTACTCATTTGCAGTCCTTGAAGTACTGAATCATCCCGAACTGTTTCGCCCGTCCGCTGATCGCGCACATCCAGGAATCGATGAGCAGACCGTTGGACACGTTCATGTCGATCGTGTTGCCGGTACCGGTGGCATTGGCCAGGCCGCGGAGAGCCACCGGGGCGACCTGCAGAATGTTGCGCACCAGGTCGTCGTGCTGGGACAGCATGCCGGTCAGCGTGTCCAGGTCGGCCAGCAGCTTCTCCACCTGCGGCCGGTTGCCGATGACAGTGTCGTCCAGCGTCGTCATCAACTTGGTCAGGGACTGCATCATGGCGTGGAACGCCGCGCGCCGGGTGACAAACTCACCGACGAGCTGCTGGCCCTGGTTGACCATCGCGCCGATATTGGCCTGCTGGCTGCGCAGCGTGTTGGTGACGGTCTGGGTGGTGGCCAGCAGCGAACCGAGCTGATCGCGGCGGTCGGCGATGATCGACGACAGCGTGTGCACGTTCTCCATCGCCTGCGGCACCACCGGCGGCAGGGTCTTGAGCTGGGTACCCAGGATCCCCAGCGACTTGGCCAACTGCTTGGCGTCGAAATCTTGGTAGTTGTGCGTGACGTCCGCCAGCGCGGCCTGCAGGTCGTACGGCGGCTCGGTGCGGCTGATGTCGATGTTGTCGTTTTCCAGTGAACCGTCTCCGGCGGGCTCCAGCTGCAGGTAGCGGGCACCCAGGATGCTGGTGACCTTGATGACGGCCCGGGTCTCCTTGCCCAGGCGCACGTCGTCCTTGATCTTCATCCCGACATCGACGTGGTCGCCGACCAGCTTCATGCTGGTCACCCGGCCCACCTGGATACCGGCGACGGTGATCTGGTTACCAGGGCGCAGGGCACCGCCCTGGGAGAACTGCGCGGTGTAGTCCTTGTAGCCCAGGCCCATCGCGTTGATCAGCAGCATCGCCGCGATCAACACGGTGACCACACCCAGCGCGATCAGGCCGAGAACCGTGCGGTTCCGGTCTTCGAGCGTCTTCTCCCTAGCCATTCGCCATGCTCCTGCACCTCGGCGTGTACATCGCCTGGCTGCCCGGGGTGGCGGCGTTGACGATGATCGGGATCACGTCGTTGAGGCCGGGGAAGAACCCGGTCAGGTTCATGTCGCAGGCGTACACCTGCGCGAACGCGCCCTCGTTGGTCATCCGGGCAATGCCCTTGAGCATCAGCGGCAGGTTGTCTCCGGTGAACGCCAGCTGCGGCTCGATGGAGATCATGTGGCTGACGAAGCCCGGCTGGCGACTCAGCAGGTCGTCCAGCGACGGCCGGACCGCGTTGGCGGTGTTGCCGAGTTCCTTGGTCACCCGGGAGATCGATCCCATCGAGTCGACCAGCTGGGGACGACGGGCGTTGAAGTCGGTGACCACCTTGTGGGTCTGCTTGATGACCTTGTCCAGGCTCTCGTTCTGCGCGGCGAGGTTCACCACCACCTTGTCCAGGTTGGTGATTACCTCGCCGAGCGCCTGGTCCTTGCCGGCGAACGTCTCGGTGACCTGCGAGGTCTGACTGACCAGCGCGGTGATCGAGTTCTGGTCGCCCTGCAGGGATTGGATGATGCCCTTCGTCAGGTTGTCAGCGTCCTTGGTGGACAGTACGGCGAACAGCGGCTGGTATCCGTTGAGCAGGTTGCCGACGTCGAAGGACGGGTCGGTCTGTTCGACCGGGATGGTCCCGCCCGGTTCCAGCACGTTGTGCTCACCGATGCTGCCCAGGGACAGGCCGAGAAACCGCTGACCGACGATGTTCTGGTAGACGACCGAGCCGACCGTGTTGCCGTAGAGGGTCTGGTCGTCCTGGACCACGAACCGGACTTTGGCCTTGTCGCCGTCGAGGTCGACGGACTCCACGCGGCCGACCCGGACACCGGCCATCCGGACGTCGTCGCCTTCATGCAGTCCGAAGACATCGGTGAAGATCGCCGAGTACTCGTGGGTCTTGCCGGCGACATCACGGCGCAGCGTGACGAACACCAGCCAGGTCAGACCCAGGGAGATGACCATGAACAGGGCGAGCCCGATCGCCGGGCCACGGAATTTCATCGGGGCCCTCCGGTGGTTGCGGTGGTGGCGGAAGCGGGCTTGACCGCGGCGGGCTCGGCATTGCCGACGTTGACCGTCATGCCGCGCACCAACGGCCCGAGCAGGACCTGGGTCGCCGGGGTGGCGGGCCTACCGGTCATCACGGAGAGCTGGACGCGCTCCTTGGCGCTACCCACCGGCCCGACGGTTCCGCCGAAGGACGCCGGTGCGGCGACCTCTGCCGGGAAACTGCCGGCCGGCGGCTGCTCGGCCGGCGGCTGCTCGGCCGGGGCCGCGGGCGCCGGTGCGGCGGGCGGATCGACGTTGGCCGGGTTGGCGGTGAGCGGCACCGGCGGCGCCGGCGTGAAGCCCGGCGGCAGCGGCGGGTTCGGGTCCGCCAGGTTCGGGTTCGGGTTGATCAACGGTGGGCCGACGGCGACCAGGTTCCCGTTGGGTCCCAGGACGGTGCCGCTGGGCGGCGCGAGGTCGGCCGGGGGCTGGTAGTTCTGCGGCAGCAGCACCTCGGGGAGATCCGGGCGGACCGGGATCAGCGGGGCGGTGAAGCAGCTGTTGCCCTTCAGCGCGCCGTAGGTCGGGCAGTCCGCCCGCGAGTAGGTGTAGGTCGGCGCCAGCGCCAGGTTGATCCGCATGTTCGGGGTGTCGACCTCGGGGATCCACACGTCGTCGAAGAACTTGCTGGACACCACGTTCAGCTTCTGGAACGCCGGCACGAAGTTGTTCGACTGCTGGGCCAGGCTGCCGAGCACCGGGGTGAGGTCACCGGTGATCCGGACCATCTGATCACTGTGGTTGGCCAGGGCGGTCTGGGTGGTGCCCAGGGTGTTCAGGCCCGCGGAGATCATGCTGTCCAGAGCGGACTTCTGCTCGACGAAGGTCTTCATCGGCTCGATGGCCTGGTGCAGCGCGTCGACGAGTTCCGGCGCGGTGGACTTCAGCCCGTCGGCGACGTTGATCAGCGCCGACACGGTGGTGTCATTCGGGTCGGTGGCGATGATCCCGTCGAGCTCGGACAGCAGCCGGTCCAGCTGGGCACCCGAGGTCAGCAGTTTGGGCCGGCGGTTCTGGGTGGCGACCTGAACGGCTTCCAGCACACCGATGGTGCGATCCTCACGGCCGCGCCCGGTGGCGAACAGGACGTCGCGCAGCTTGCTGATCGTGGTCTGGAAGACCACGGTCGGCAGCGTGTTGTCCTGGGTGATCTGATCCCCGCTGCGGATCGCCGGGCCGCTACCGTTGTCGATCAGCTGCACGGCCGACACCGCGAAGACGTTGCTGGGGATCACCCGGGCGGTCACCGTCTTCGGGATCGCGCCGGCGTGCCGCTCCTCGAGGTTGATCATCACCTTGTTGGGCGCACCGTTCATGCCGGGCTCCACACCGGACACCGTGCCGACGATCATCCCGTGGTACTTGACGTCGGAATTCTCCGGCAGCCCGTCGCCGACGTTGTTCATGTTGGCGACGATCCGGGTGTAGTTCTCGAACCGGCCGTTGGACCGCATCATCAGCAGCACGGTCAACACCGCCAGGGCCACCAGCAGCGCCAAGCCGCAGAGGAACAGCTGCCGTGCACTCAGCCCGCGCCCGTCGACCTCATACGATTGCGACATCTATCCACCAAACCTCACGCCGGCGTCGACGCTCCAGAGCGTCATGGTGAGCAGCATGTTGACGATGACGACGACCGTGATGGCCGCGCGCATCGCGTGACCGGCGGCGACACCCACGCCCTCGGGGCCGCCACTGGCGTAGAAGCCGTAGTAGCACTGCACGGTGGACGCGATGAACACGAACACCACGCATTTGAGCACCGAGTAGACGACGTCGGTACCCGACAGCATCAGGGTGAAGTAGTGCATATAGGACCCGTTGGACCCGCCGCTGGTGATGGCGACGACGGTCTGGGTGGTCAGGTAGCTGACGGCCAGGCAGAGCACGTAGAGCGGGATGACCGCGATGACCGACGACAGCAGCCGGGTGGAGACCAGGTACGGGATCGGCCGGATGGCCAGCGCGTCGAGCGCGTCGATCTCCTCGGCGATGCGCATCGAGCCCAGCTGCGCGGTGAACCGGCAACCACCCTGGGTGGCGAACGCCAGCGCGGCGGCGATCGGGGCCAGCTCGCGGGTGTTCACCAGCGAGGAGATGACGCCGGTCGCCGGGCCCAGGCCCAGCAGGTTGAGGAAGTTGTAGCCCTCGATGCCGACCAGGGCACCCACGGTCATGCCCAGCACGACGGCGACACCCGCGGTACCACCGCCGACCACCAGCGAACCGTTACCCCAGGCGATGTCGGACAGCAGCCGGACGAATTCCTTGGTGTAGTGGCGGACCGCCAGCGGGATCCCGGCGACCGCGCGCACCAGGAACACGATCATGTGCCCGAGCTTGATGACCGGGCCGGTGACCTTGTCAACGGTCTGCGACAGGATCCGGTTGACCGGGAAATAAGTTGAAGCGGTCACGTCAGAGCCCCGTCCTCGGGAACAGCATGGTGTAGAGCTGGCTGATCGCGACGTTGACGACCATCAGCACCAGGATCGATTCCACGACCGCCGCGTTCACCGAGTTCGCGACGCCGGTCGGACCGCCCTTGGTGCTCAGGCCCTTCTGGCAGGACACGATACCCACGATCGCGCCGTAGATGACGGCCTTGATCATGGCGACGACCATGTCGTCGGTCTTGGTGAACGAGGCGAAGGTCGCGACGAAGCTACCCGGCGCGCCGTTCTGGAAATACACGTTGAACAGGTAACTGGCCAGGAAGCCGACGAACATCACCACGCCGGTCAGCGCGATACCGACCAGTATCGAGGCCGCGAACCGGGGCACCACCATGCGGCGCAGCACCGAGACGCCCATGACCTCCATGGCGTCGATCTCTTCGCGCATCTTCCGGGAACCGAGGTCGGCGGTGATGGCCGACCCCACCGCCGCGGCCATCAACACCGCCGAGACCAGCGAGGCGGCCTGGCGGATGACGACCAGGCCGCTGGCAGCACCGGCGAGCGACGTTGCGCCGACCTGCCCGGCCAGCAGGGCGAACTGAATCGACAGCGTCACGCCGATCGGCAGCGCGACCAGGATGGTCGGCAGCACCGAGGTGCCGGCCATGAACGCGCCCTGACGGACGAACTCCTGCCACTGGAATTTCCCGGTGAACAGGTCGATGAAGAACCACTGGATGGTGCGCACACCGAGGATGAACTGGTCACCGACGGTATCGACGGAGGCCATCGGGTGCCGCTTGACCCAGCCGGTGGTCCAGTCCTCGATGGCCTTGACGCCACCGTGGCCGGACGGCGCGGGCGCGGGCGGCTCGGCCGGCCGTTCGTCTTGGATCGTCATGGAGTCGGCTCTCCCTCGGCGGTCCGGCCCGGGGTCTCGAGGCCACCGGACAAACGGTCAGCGGCGCAGCGTTCGCACTGGCGGCGCAACGTCACTTTTCCTCCCATAAATCGTCCGGCGTGTCGGGTGCCCAGCAACCTATCAGCAATCCGGTCAGCACCGTCGCCACACGGTATGGCGGGCCGGCGGCAGACATCACCGTTTTGCCGATATTGCCGGTAACCTACCGCATAGTAGCTTAATCACTGTGAACCGGGTAACTCCAGCCCTTTGACAGTTTGCGGTCGGTTCGTAATATTGCACTGCTGACCGGCGGCGTTGGAAACGGGCTGGACACGGCAAAATTGGTAGTTATCGGCCCGATTCTGGGGCATGCGTACCAGTGCCGGGCGTAACATGATCCGGCTCGGCGCCGGCCCGGGCGTTCTCGGCGCCGGACCCGGCGGAAGCCCG contains these protein-coding regions:
- a CDS encoding crotonase/enoyl-CoA hydratase family protein produces the protein MAHEHTYESLTIDVRDRVALVTLIGPGKGNAMGPAFWREMPDAFAALDADPEVRAIVVTGSGRNFSYGLDVAAMGGTLAGVLAEGAQAGPRMEFHRHILDMQRAMNAVADCRTPTIAAVSGWCIGGGVDLIAAVDIRYASADAKFSVREVKLAIVADMGSLARLPRILSDGVVRELALTGKDIDAVRAEKIGLVNDVYPDQQACLDAAFATALEIAANPPLTVCGVKDVLDQQRTAEVAASLRYVATWNAAFLASKDLGEGISAMLTKRPPNFTGE
- a CDS encoding mannan-binding protein, coding for MGKKLGVAVVTAGVALATAPVSSASAASFCGEIGGQWDGSYCHTTVPSERKALRDIKMAMPSDLLDNPTSGPVLKDYLRTLMNNWRDHAGKMAADSFGEENFEVFNHGPATSVVFHEDYHADGPFPANAYRTFTFDMSQGRRLMLADIMANGADPLVTLPPLVEPFLIPALDAAPKGPSPTAYPFIPERWTPDKVYSGAYRAWALTPDELILYLPDYPVARDSPVNYDGNTYQWSMDGGTVQVHVPLSALAGVLKPEYGG
- a CDS encoding MlaD family protein, which translates into the protein MMGKVADGLVGTVKYAHGKKAWLSAIALLLVLVLATLWIMVNALRFNPFVGTYLVSVDLAESGGLLADQDVTLRGVAVGKVDDLTLTPSGVHATLRLNNGVHIPDTTGIRVSGLSAAGEQYVNLDGNGDGAPLRDGGVINGTDAKLPVSLADLLAHGDGFFKQLDTEKLKVIRKELSMSTEGPQKLADIVDGGAFLLSTLDGVLPETTKTLRTSRVALNLIADKNAGMHQAANNISGVLTGVNKMRDGYRKLTEITPATLNQADNLFDDNSDTMVELLGSLASTSQLLYLRVPALSSLWPNYRGSMLDALGSTMHDYGVWVNLDIYPRYTCDYGTPRRPPSSADYPEPFMYTYCRDDDPAVLIRGAKNAPRPAGDDTAGPPQGADLGAQTDPTPKGRYTIPTEYGGPTLPMEPPR
- a CDS encoding MlaD family protein, encoding MIARRKAVVVGALATGLTLALSGCGSDGINSLPLPRPGIAGGGYLLTAVFKDALNLPAYAKVRLGGADVGSLESMKAENYTAVTTLRIQDGVELPVGTTVELRSATPLGDVFVAVTPPANSPAGAPLLKDGDRIELDRTASAATVESVLSGAALMVNGGAIQNMTNIVNGLGKATGDQGEAFGHLISQTNHTLGKLNARSAQIKTAMTKTSELAKSIEGKNKEINEILAEANPATDVLSGQTQQIANLVVLAGATTKELEKFPSIAGTDNSGRSVVADLNTIAASWNDVAVAPGTDLYGLNRVMPPVVKATPSNSLSVRISMDRLILGHIPDAGFPGDLGYHGPKWNNFQQLVGAFKYTLWRLQERIVGKGPDVPQVPVIPSPTEPGVMIPVPQGPAPGPGVEAPAAPAAQAPAQAAPAAAHAPAPGLPGPAPAAEPAP
- a CDS encoding MCE family protein, giving the protein MSSARKRLLVIAGIIVVAALVIGGFIFSEVRSHLTTKHYTAQFESAAGIFEDNLITVLGMPVGRVSKVTPKQGYVEVEFTVDGEVKVPKKVEAVALQTAILTDRQIELTPVFKDGDEELPSGTTIGRDQTRVPVEFDEVLGTLDKLATALSGNKDGTGPVADVVANSAAVVDGNGEKIKSALSELSDAFRLSVNRGDTTKEQMTTIVQNVNSLFGAAADNDATLRQFGTTVNALTQVLADENLGTGTTGRKINDVLKQAGDILAANRGHIKTIVSNTNTVLTTTVDKKRDLAEFLDVTPLVLENVYNAVDRENGSLRIRLMTDRVLFETQTSKEMCNILRLRQLGCSTGTIQDFGPDFGLTYMLDGLAAMGQK
- a CDS encoding MCE family protein; protein product: MAREKTLEDRNRTVLGLIALGVVTVLIAAMLLINAMGLGYKDYTAQFSQGGALRPGNQITVAGIQVGRVTSMKLVGDHVDVGMKIKDDVRLGKETRAVIKVTSILGARYLQLEPAGDGSLENDNIDISRTEPPYDLQAALADVTHNYQDFDAKQLAKSLGILGTQLKTLPPVVPQAMENVHTLSSIIADRRDQLGSLLATTQTVTNTLRSQQANIGAMVNQGQQLVGEFVTRRAAFHAMMQSLTKLMTTLDDTVIGNRPQVEKLLADLDTLTGMLSQHDDLVRNILQVAPVALRGLANATGTGNTIDMNVSNGLLIDSWMCAISGRAKQFGMIQYFKDCK
- a CDS encoding MlaD family protein, giving the protein MKFRGPAIGLALFMVISLGLTWLVFVTLRRDVAGKTHEYSAIFTDVFGLHEGDDVRMAGVRVGRVESVDLDGDKAKVRFVVQDDQTLYGNTVGSVVYQNIVGQRFLGLSLGSIGEHNVLEPGGTIPVEQTDPSFDVGNLLNGYQPLFAVLSTKDADNLTKGIIQSLQGDQNSITALVSQTSQVTETFAGKDQALGEVITNLDKVVVNLAAQNESLDKVIKQTHKVVTDFNARRPQLVDSMGSISRVTKELGNTANAVRPSLDDLLSRQPGFVSHMISIEPQLAFTGDNLPLMLKGIARMTNEGAFAQVYACDMNLTGFFPGLNDVIPIIVNAATPGSQAMYTPRCRSMANG
- a CDS encoding MlaD family protein, which codes for MSQSYEVDGRGLSARQLFLCGLALLVALAVLTVLLMMRSNGRFENYTRIVANMNNVGDGLPENSDVKYHGMIVGTVSGVEPGMNGAPNKVMINLEERHAGAIPKTVTARVIPSNVFAVSAVQLIDNGSGPAIRSGDQITQDNTLPTVVFQTTISKLRDVLFATGRGREDRTIGVLEAVQVATQNRRPKLLTSGAQLDRLLSELDGIIATDPNDTTVSALINVADGLKSTAPELVDALHQAIEPMKTFVEQKSALDSMISAGLNTLGTTQTALANHSDQMVRITGDLTPVLGSLAQQSNNFVPAFQKLNVVSSKFFDDVWIPEVDTPNMRINLALAPTYTYSRADCPTYGALKGNSCFTAPLIPVRPDLPEVLLPQNYQPPADLAPPSGTVLGPNGNLVAVGPPLINPNPNLADPNPPLPPGFTPAPPVPLTANPANVDPPAAPAPAAPAEQPPAEQPPAGSFPAEVAAPASFGGTVGPVGSAKERVQLSVMTGRPATPATQVLLGPLVRGMTVNVGNAEPAAVKPASATTATTGGPR